A genomic segment from Longimicrobiaceae bacterium encodes:
- the ahcY gene encoding adenosylhomocysteinase, with protein MSAIAEMANPFAASLEAGREPYKVADMSLAEFGRKEIRLAEHEMPGLMALRAEYKGRNPLAGAKIMGSLHMTVQTAVLIETLVDLGADVRWVSCNIFSTQDHAAAAVVVGPHGTEQEPAGVPVFAWKGETLPEYWWCTDQALRWPDGSGPNLLLDDGGDATLLVHKGVEYEKTGVVPAFDAENDSEEWGVILDLLRQTVSETPTRWTDVAAELRGVSEETTTGVHRLYQMMEAGTLLFPAINVNDSVTKSKFDNLYGCRHSLTDGILRASDVMLAGKVAVICGYGDVGKGCAQSLRGQGARVIITEIDPICALQAAMEGYQVATLEDVVETADIFITATGNKDIITAHDMARMKDKAIVGNIGHFDNEIDMAGLKKMGDDVQRINIKPQYDEYVFPDGHSVMILAEGRLLNLGCATGHPSFVMSASFTNQVMAQIELHEKADSYEKKVYTLPKVLDEKVARLHLDKLGVRLTPLSPKQADYLGVPVDGPYKPDHYRY; from the coding sequence ATGAGCGCAATCGCCGAGATGGCAAATCCCTTCGCAGCGTCGCTGGAAGCCGGCCGCGAGCCGTACAAGGTCGCGGACATGTCGCTGGCCGAGTTCGGCCGCAAGGAGATCCGCCTGGCCGAGCACGAGATGCCGGGCCTGATGGCGCTCCGCGCCGAGTACAAGGGCCGGAACCCGCTGGCCGGCGCCAAGATCATGGGCTCGCTGCACATGACCGTGCAGACCGCCGTGCTCATCGAGACGCTGGTGGACCTGGGCGCGGACGTGCGCTGGGTGAGCTGCAACATCTTCAGCACGCAGGACCACGCCGCCGCGGCCGTCGTCGTGGGCCCGCACGGCACCGAGCAGGAGCCCGCCGGCGTGCCGGTGTTCGCGTGGAAGGGCGAGACGCTGCCCGAATACTGGTGGTGCACCGACCAGGCGCTGCGCTGGCCCGACGGCAGCGGCCCCAACCTGCTGCTCGACGACGGCGGCGACGCCACCCTGCTGGTGCACAAGGGCGTGGAGTACGAGAAGACCGGCGTGGTGCCGGCCTTCGACGCCGAGAACGACAGCGAGGAGTGGGGCGTGATCCTCGACCTCCTCCGCCAGACCGTGAGCGAGACGCCCACCCGCTGGACCGACGTGGCCGCCGAGCTGCGCGGCGTGTCGGAAGAGACGACCACGGGCGTGCACCGCCTGTACCAGATGATGGAAGCCGGCACGCTGCTCTTCCCGGCCATCAACGTCAACGACTCGGTCACCAAGAGCAAGTTCGACAACCTGTACGGCTGCCGCCACTCGCTCACCGACGGCATCCTGCGCGCCAGCGACGTGATGCTCGCCGGCAAGGTCGCCGTGATCTGCGGCTACGGCGACGTGGGCAAGGGCTGCGCGCAGTCGCTGCGCGGCCAGGGCGCCCGCGTGATCATCACCGAGATCGACCCCATCTGCGCGCTCCAGGCCGCCATGGAGGGCTACCAGGTCGCCACGCTCGAGGACGTGGTGGAGACGGCCGACATCTTCATCACCGCCACGGGCAACAAGGACATCATCACGGCGCACGACATGGCGCGGATGAAGGACAAGGCCATCGTGGGCAACATCGGCCACTTCGACAACGAGATCGACATGGCCGGGCTGAAGAAGATGGGCGACGACGTGCAGCGCATCAACATCAAGCCGCAGTACGACGAGTACGTGTTCCCGGACGGCCACAGCGTGATGATCCTGGCCGAGGGCCGCCTGCTCAACCTGGGCTGCGCCACGGGCCACCCGTCGTTCGTGATGAGCGCCAGCTTCACCAACCAGGTGATGGCGCAGATCGAGCTTCACGAGAAGGCCGACAGCTACGAGAAGAAGGTCTACACGCTGCCCAAGGTGCTCGACGAGAAGGTGGCGCGCCTGCACCTGGACAAGCTGGGCGTCAGGCTCACGCCCCTCTCGCCCAAGCAGGCCG
- a CDS encoding metalloregulator ArsR/SmtB family transcription factor, translating into MNQRPATIFDRMSALSDTTRSRLLLVLERYELTVSELCAVLQLPQSTVSRHLKLLGDEGWIVSRAEGTSRRYRMVADRLDPPARKLWQLVREQAAALPTAEQDAQRVLSVLAQRQTKSQAFFSSAAGQWDRMRAELFGQRADLLGLLGLLDDRWTVGDLGCGTGQVSESLAPFVERVVAVDNSPAMLRSARERLGKLPQVEVRGGDLEALPAGDGELDAAILFLVLHYVPEPGAAIAEAHRALKPGGRLLVVDMMPHDRDEYRQTMGHLWQGFAEERMAGWMADAGFAAARYRPLPADPAAKGPTLFAASARRNGADQRAGAASPASASRPNGG; encoded by the coding sequence ATGAACCAGCGCCCAGCCACGATCTTCGACCGGATGTCGGCCCTGTCCGACACCACCCGCAGCCGCCTGCTCCTCGTGCTGGAGCGGTACGAGCTGACGGTGAGCGAGCTGTGCGCGGTGCTGCAGCTGCCGCAGAGCACGGTAAGCCGCCACCTCAAGCTGCTGGGCGACGAGGGCTGGATCGTCTCGCGCGCGGAGGGAACGAGCCGCCGCTACCGCATGGTGGCCGACCGGCTGGACCCGCCGGCGCGGAAGCTCTGGCAGCTGGTGCGCGAACAGGCCGCGGCGCTGCCCACGGCCGAGCAGGACGCCCAGCGCGTCCTGAGCGTGCTGGCCCAGCGGCAGACCAAGTCGCAGGCGTTCTTCTCGTCCGCCGCGGGGCAGTGGGACCGGATGCGCGCCGAGCTGTTCGGGCAGCGCGCCGACCTGCTGGGCCTCTTGGGCCTGCTGGACGACCGGTGGACGGTGGGCGACCTGGGGTGCGGCACGGGGCAGGTGAGCGAGTCGCTGGCGCCGTTCGTGGAGCGCGTGGTCGCGGTGGACAACTCGCCCGCGATGCTGCGGTCCGCGCGCGAGCGGCTGGGCAAGCTCCCGCAGGTGGAGGTGCGCGGCGGCGACCTGGAGGCGCTGCCCGCGGGCGACGGCGAGCTGGACGCGGCGATCCTCTTCCTCGTCCTCCACTACGTGCCCGAGCCCGGCGCCGCCATCGCCGAGGCACACCGGGCGCTGAAGCCGGGCGGACGGCTGCTCGTGGTCGACATGATGCCGCACGACCGCGACGAGTACCGCCAGACCATGGGGCACCTGTGGCAGGGCTTCGCGGAGGAGCGGATGGCGGGGTGGATGGCGGACGCGGGCTTCGCCGCCGCGCGCTACCGCCCGCTCCCGGCCGACCCCGCCGCCAAGGGTCCCACGCTCTTCGCCGCCTCCGCGCGGCGGAACGGGGCGGACCAGCGGGCAGGCGCCGCATCTCCCGCATCCGCATCCCGCCCGAACGGCGGCTGA